One window of the Pseudomonas lurida genome contains the following:
- the eat gene encoding ethanolamine permease, whose amino-acid sequence MNTQLKPTLGTLHLWGIAVGLVISGEYFGWSYGWGVAGTLGFLVTSLMVAAMYTCFIFSFTELTTAIPHAGGPFAYSRRAFGEKGGLIAGLATLIEFVFAPPAIALAIGAYLNVQFPALDPKHAAVGAYIVFMGLNILGVKLAATFELVVCVLAVAELLVFMGVVAPAFSFSNFALNGWAGSDTFGAPAIAGMFAAIPFAIWFFLAIEGAAMAAEEAKDPKRTIPKAYISGILTLVVLAMGVMFFAGGVGDWRTLSNINDPLPQAMKTVVGDSSGWLHMLVWIGLFGLVASFHGIILGYSRQFFALARAGYLPSFLAKLSRFQTPHRAIIAGGVVGIAAIYSDGLINLGGMTLTAAMITMAVFGAIVMYIMSMLSLFKLRKTEPLLERTFRAPGYPIVPGIALVLAVVCLVAMAWFNALIGLIFLGFMVVGFAYFQMTAQDRADAPADAMLTGL is encoded by the coding sequence ATGAACACACAACTCAAACCCACCTTGGGCACCCTGCACTTATGGGGCATTGCGGTCGGGCTGGTGATATCCGGGGAGTACTTTGGCTGGAGCTATGGCTGGGGTGTCGCCGGAACCCTCGGCTTCCTGGTGACCTCATTGATGGTCGCCGCGATGTACACCTGCTTCATCTTCAGCTTCACCGAGCTGACGACTGCAATTCCTCACGCCGGCGGGCCGTTTGCCTACAGCCGTCGCGCCTTTGGTGAAAAAGGCGGCTTGATCGCCGGGCTCGCGACATTGATCGAATTCGTCTTCGCGCCGCCCGCCATCGCCTTGGCCATCGGCGCCTACCTGAATGTGCAGTTCCCGGCACTGGACCCGAAGCACGCCGCCGTCGGCGCCTACATCGTGTTCATGGGCCTGAATATCCTCGGCGTGAAACTCGCCGCCACCTTCGAACTGGTGGTGTGTGTGCTTGCCGTCGCTGAATTGCTGGTGTTCATGGGCGTGGTGGCGCCCGCCTTCAGCTTCAGCAACTTCGCCCTGAACGGCTGGGCCGGTTCCGATACATTTGGCGCGCCAGCGATTGCCGGCATGTTTGCCGCGATCCCTTTCGCCATCTGGTTCTTCCTCGCCATCGAAGGCGCGGCCATGGCTGCCGAAGAAGCCAAGGATCCGAAGCGCACCATTCCAAAAGCCTACATCAGCGGCATCCTGACACTGGTGGTCCTGGCCATGGGCGTGATGTTCTTTGCCGGCGGCGTGGGCGACTGGCGCACCCTGTCGAACATCAACGACCCATTGCCCCAAGCCATGAAAACCGTCGTAGGCGACAGCTCCGGCTGGTTGCACATGCTGGTGTGGATCGGCCTGTTCGGCCTGGTGGCAAGCTTCCACGGCATCATCCTCGGCTACTCGCGCCAGTTCTTCGCCCTGGCACGCGCCGGCTACCTGCCGTCTTTCCTCGCCAAGCTGTCGCGTTTTCAGACACCTCACCGAGCAATCATTGCCGGCGGCGTGGTCGGTATCGCAGCGATCTACAGCGACGGCCTGATCAACCTGGGCGGCATGACGTTGACCGCCGCGATGATCACCATGGCCGTATTCGGCGCCATCGTGATGTACATCATGAGCATGCTCAGCCTGTTCAAACTGCGTAAGACCGAACCGCTGCTGGAACGCACCTTCCGCGCACCGGGTTACCCGATCGTCCCGGGCATTGCGCTGGTGCTGGCGGTGGTGTGCCTGGTGGCCATGGCCTGGTTCAACGCGCTGATCGGGCTGATCTTCCTGGGCTTCATGGTGGTGGGGTTCGCCTACTTCCAGATGACCGCGCAAGACCGCGCCGATGCCCCGGCGGATGCGATGTTGACCGGGCTCTGA
- the kdpF gene encoding K(+)-transporting ATPase subunit F, with product MSVLDGVSLLLAVALFIYLLVALLRADRN from the coding sequence ATGAGCGTTCTGGACGGGGTGTCACTGCTATTGGCCGTGGCGCTGTTCATTTATCTGCTGGTTGCGCTGTTACGCGCGGATCGGAACTAG
- the kdpA gene encoding potassium-transporting ATPase subunit KdpA encodes MHSYDYWLIIAFFAVVLVPAPFLGRFYYKVMEGQRTWLTPVLGPVERACYRLSGVDEHQEQSWQKYMLALLAFNLAGFLLLFAILLFQDYLPLNPQKLPGQEWTLAFNTAVSFMTNTNWQAYSGEASLSYLSQMAGLTVQNFVSAATGLAVLVALCRGIGRKSTQTLGNFWVDMTRATLYGLLPLCLVLALFLVWQGVPQTFAHYVDAVTMQGVDQVIPLGPAASQIAIKQLGTNGGGFFGVNSAHPFEDPTAWANLFELASIILIPVALVFTFGHYVKDLRQSRAILGCMLALFIIGGATSLWAEYQPNPTLNNPAVEQTAPLEGKEARFGTTGTVLWSVTTTAASNGSVNGMQDSLNPLSGMVALVNMMVGEVIFGGVGAGMYGMLLNVLIAVFLAGLMIGRTPEYLGKKLQAKEVQLLVVTLLVMPVGVLVLGAIAASLPGPAGAISNPGPHGFSQLLYAYTSASANNGSAFGGFGANTPFHNLMLGLGMLIGRFGYILPVLALAGSLAMKKTAPIGQNSFPTHGPLFVTLLTVTILLVGGLTFLPTLALGPIAEHLSMGF; translated from the coding sequence ATGCACAGTTATGACTATTGGCTGATCATTGCCTTCTTTGCCGTGGTGCTGGTGCCGGCACCGTTCCTGGGGCGGTTCTACTACAAGGTGATGGAAGGGCAGCGCACTTGGCTCACGCCGGTACTCGGCCCTGTCGAACGCGCCTGTTATCGCCTGTCGGGCGTTGACGAGCATCAGGAACAAAGCTGGCAGAAGTACATGCTGGCGTTGCTTGCGTTCAACCTCGCGGGCTTTTTGCTGTTGTTCGCGATCCTGTTGTTCCAGGACTACCTCCCACTGAACCCGCAGAAATTGCCGGGCCAGGAATGGACCCTGGCCTTCAACACCGCGGTCAGTTTCATGACCAACACCAACTGGCAGGCCTACAGCGGTGAGGCGTCCCTGAGCTACCTCAGCCAGATGGCCGGCCTGACCGTGCAGAACTTCGTCAGCGCGGCGACCGGTCTGGCCGTTCTGGTTGCGCTTTGCCGCGGGATCGGTCGCAAGTCCACCCAGACACTGGGTAACTTCTGGGTCGATATGACCCGCGCCACCCTCTACGGCCTGCTGCCGTTGTGCCTGGTGCTGGCGTTGTTCCTGGTGTGGCAGGGCGTGCCGCAAACCTTCGCCCACTACGTGGATGCCGTGACGATGCAGGGCGTGGATCAAGTGATCCCCCTGGGTCCGGCGGCCAGCCAGATTGCGATCAAGCAGTTGGGCACCAACGGCGGCGGCTTCTTCGGTGTCAACTCGGCGCACCCGTTTGAAGACCCGACTGCCTGGGCCAACCTGTTCGAGTTGGCGTCGATCATCCTGATCCCGGTGGCGCTGGTCTTCACCTTCGGCCATTACGTGAAGGACCTGCGTCAGAGCCGCGCGATTCTTGGCTGCATGCTGGCGTTGTTCATCATCGGCGGCGCGACCTCGCTGTGGGCCGAATACCAGCCTAACCCAACCCTCAACAACCCGGCCGTGGAGCAAACCGCACCACTGGAAGGTAAAGAGGCACGCTTCGGCACCACCGGCACGGTGCTGTGGTCGGTGACGACGACGGCGGCGTCCAACGGGTCGGTCAACGGCATGCAGGACAGCCTCAACCCTCTCAGCGGCATGGTCGCGCTGGTCAACATGATGGTCGGCGAAGTGATCTTCGGCGGCGTCGGCGCCGGCATGTACGGCATGTTGCTCAACGTGCTGATCGCGGTGTTCCTCGCCGGCCTGATGATCGGCCGCACCCCGGAATACCTGGGCAAGAAGCTGCAGGCCAAGGAAGTGCAATTGCTGGTGGTGACCCTCTTGGTGATGCCGGTGGGCGTGCTGGTGCTCGGCGCCATTGCCGCTAGCCTGCCTGGCCCGGCCGGCGCCATCAGTAACCCTGGCCCGCACGGTTTCAGCCAGTTGCTCTATGCCTACACCTCGGCCAGCGCCAACAACGGCTCGGCGTTCGGTGGCTTCGGCGCCAACACGCCGTTCCACAACCTGATGCTGGGCCTTGGCATGTTGATCGGCCGCTTCGGCTACATCCTCCCGGTACTGGCCCTGGCCGGCAGCCTGGCGATGAAGAAGACCGCACCGATTGGCCAGAACAGCTTCCCGACCCATGGCCCGCTGTTCGTGACCCTGTTGACCGTGACCATTTTGCTGGTGGGCGGCCTGACCTTCCTGCCGACGCTGGCACTGGGCCCTATTGCTGAACACTTGAGCATGGGCTTCTGA
- the kdpB gene encoding potassium-transporting ATPase subunit KdpB produces MNMPAKNAAPAKTQQPAKTAISALWRPALVQAFVKLDPRQLQRSPVMLVVELTAILTTVLCFVPDTTVPTYVAVQIAVWLWFTVLFANFAEALAEGRGKARADSLKAGSEGLSARRKEADGSFKVVPATSLRKGDVVRVAAGEMIPGDGEVIEGIAAVNEAAITGESAPVIRESGGDRSAVTGNTRLVSDWLLIRITANPGESTLDRMIALVEGAKRQKTPNEVALDILLIGLTLIFLLVVVTLQPFAHFASGSLPLVFLVALLVTLIPTTIGGLLSAIGIAGMDRLVRLNVIAKSGRAVEAAGDVHVLLLDKTGTITFGNRRCAAVVAAPGVSGKEVAEGALFASLADDTAEGKSIVEYLRALHPQAEPTADELTAVPFSAETRLSGVDYQGRVFRKGAVDSLLAFVGQQRRDLAAPLSREIDKIAQSGGTPLLVCADGKLLGAIHLKDVVKPGIRERFAELRKLGIRTVMVTGDNPLTAAAIAAEAGVDDVLAEATPEKKLARIRHEQNDGRLVAMCGDGANDAPALAQADVGMAMNDGTQAAREAANMVDLDSDPTKLLDVVQIGKELLVTRGALTTFSIANDVAKYFAILPALFASIYPQLGVLNVMHLQSPQSAILSAIVFNALIIVVLIPLALRGVRVQAASAAALLRRNLLIYGLGGILVPFVGIKAIDMLLTALHLV; encoded by the coding sequence ATGAATATGCCTGCAAAAAACGCAGCTCCGGCCAAAACCCAGCAGCCTGCCAAAACCGCCATCTCCGCCCTGTGGCGTCCGGCGCTGGTCCAGGCTTTCGTCAAGCTGGACCCTCGCCAACTGCAACGCTCGCCGGTGATGCTGGTGGTCGAGTTGACCGCCATCCTCACCACCGTGCTGTGCTTCGTGCCCGACACCACTGTGCCGACCTATGTCGCCGTGCAGATCGCGGTGTGGCTGTGGTTCACCGTGCTCTTCGCCAACTTCGCCGAAGCCTTGGCCGAAGGGCGTGGCAAGGCGCGTGCCGACAGCCTCAAGGCCGGTAGCGAAGGCCTGAGCGCACGCCGCAAGGAGGCGGATGGCAGCTTCAAGGTCGTGCCGGCCACCAGCCTGCGCAAAGGCGATGTGGTGCGCGTTGCCGCCGGGGAAATGATCCCCGGTGACGGCGAAGTCATTGAAGGCATCGCGGCGGTTAACGAAGCCGCGATCACCGGTGAATCCGCACCCGTCATCCGCGAGTCCGGCGGCGACCGTTCGGCCGTCACCGGTAACACTCGCCTGGTGTCGGACTGGCTGCTGATCCGCATCACCGCCAACCCCGGTGAGTCGACACTCGACCGCATGATCGCCCTGGTGGAAGGCGCCAAGCGCCAGAAAACCCCCAACGAAGTCGCGCTGGATATCCTGCTGATCGGCCTGACCCTGATCTTCCTGCTGGTGGTGGTGACCCTGCAACCGTTCGCCCACTTCGCCAGTGGCAGCTTGCCGCTGGTGTTCCTGGTCGCACTGTTGGTGACCCTGATTCCTACCACCATCGGCGGCTTGTTGTCGGCTATCGGTATCGCCGGCATGGACCGCCTGGTGCGCCTCAATGTGATCGCCAAGTCCGGCCGTGCCGTGGAAGCGGCGGGGGACGTGCATGTGTTGCTGCTGGACAAGACCGGCACCATCACCTTCGGTAACCGTCGGTGCGCGGCAGTGGTCGCAGCGCCTGGCGTCAGCGGCAAGGAAGTCGCCGAAGGGGCGTTGTTTGCCTCGCTGGCGGATGACACGGCGGAAGGTAAATCCATCGTCGAATACCTGCGCGCCTTGCACCCTCAAGCCGAGCCGACCGCAGACGAGTTGACGGCCGTGCCATTCAGCGCTGAAACGCGTCTGTCCGGTGTCGACTACCAGGGCCGCGTATTTCGCAAAGGCGCAGTGGATTCGTTGCTGGCCTTCGTCGGTCAACAACGTCGCGATCTTGCAGCGCCTCTGTCGCGGGAAATCGACAAGATCGCCCAAAGCGGTGGCACCCCGTTGCTGGTGTGTGCCGATGGCAAGTTGCTTGGTGCGATCCACCTGAAGGACGTGGTCAAGCCGGGCATCCGCGAGCGTTTTGCCGAGCTGCGTAAGCTGGGCATCCGCACCGTGATGGTCACCGGCGACAACCCGCTGACCGCTGCCGCGATTGCTGCCGAAGCGGGCGTGGACGACGTACTGGCCGAAGCCACCCCGGAGAAGAAACTCGCCCGCATTCGTCATGAGCAGAACGACGGACGTCTGGTGGCGATGTGCGGCGACGGTGCCAACGACGCCCCGGCGCTGGCCCAGGCGGACGTCGGCATGGCCATGAATGACGGCACCCAGGCCGCTCGCGAAGCCGCCAACATGGTCGACCTCGACAGCGACCCGACCAAGTTGCTGGACGTGGTGCAGATCGGCAAGGAGTTGCTGGTGACCCGTGGCGCGCTGACCACCTTCTCCATCGCCAACGACGTGGCCAAGTACTTCGCGATCCTGCCGGCACTGTTCGCCTCGATCTACCCGCAACTGGGCGTGCTCAACGTGATGCACTTGCAGAGCCCGCAGAGCGCGATCCTCTCGGCCATCGTGTTCAACGCGCTGATCATCGTGGTGCTGATTCCCCTGGCGCTGCGCGGTGTGCGCGTGCAGGCGGCGAGTGCGGCGGCATTGCTGCGACGCAACCTGCTGATCTACGGGCTGGGCGGGATCCTGGTGCCGTTCGTGGGCATCAAGGCGATCGACATGCTGTTGACGGCGTTGCACCTGGTGTAA
- the kdpC gene encoding potassium-transporting ATPase subunit KdpC, giving the protein MTNMIRPALSLLVLMTLITGVAYPLVVTGVAQVAFPDQANGSLVRDDSGKVRGSSLIAQDFTGDSWFHPRPSAGAFATVSSSASNLGPSNPALATRIFDDANKQLVPSQGPVPLASLTTSGSGLDPHLPPEAIAYQLARVATARNVPVATLQRLLDEHIESPLVGPPVVNVLALNMALEKL; this is encoded by the coding sequence ATGACTAACATGATCCGCCCGGCCCTGAGCCTGCTGGTCCTCATGACCCTGATCACCGGCGTCGCTTACCCGCTGGTGGTGACCGGCGTCGCCCAAGTGGCTTTCCCGGACCAGGCCAATGGCAGCCTGGTGCGTGACGACAGCGGCAAAGTGCGCGGCTCCAGCCTGATCGCCCAGGACTTTACCGGCGACAGCTGGTTCCACCCGCGCCCATCGGCCGGCGCGTTTGCCACGGTTTCCAGCAGCGCCAGTAACCTGGGCCCAAGCAACCCGGCACTGGCGACGCGTATCTTCGATGACGCCAACAAGCAACTGGTGCCTAGCCAAGGGCCGGTGCCTTTGGCGTCGCTGACTACCTCTGGCAGCGGTCTTGATCCACACTTGCCTCCAGAGGCAATTGCCTATCAACTGGCGCGAGTGGCCACGGCGCGGAATGTGCCGGTGGCAACCTTGCAACGGTTGCTGGATGAACACATCGAGAGCCCGTTGGTGGGCCCGCCTGTCGTGAATGTGCTGGCCTTGAACATGGCCTTGGAAAAATTGTAA
- a CDS encoding sensor histidine kinase, translating to MSDSGRADALLADLPRDGRGRLKVFLGAAPGVGKTYAMLQAAHTQLRQGVRLIAGVVETHGRAETEALLSGLPQQPLLRSEYRGVMLEEMDLDGLLSAKPKLVLVDELAHSNAPGSRHEKRWQDIQELLAAGINVFTTVNVQHLESLNDQVRGITGVQVRETLPDWVLQEADELLLIDLPSRELLERLRDGKVYVPEQARAAIDAFFTQTNLMALRELAMQTAAAHVDDDLAQGYRQLGQAAPAVRGRLLVGVDGDAQAERLVRHASRVAQRRHLPWSLVHVDNGRARDEQSRLRLQNAQQLAERLGGEVVLLRAGEVAKTLIQHAAERRASLLLVGQSRMRWRRRLFGGGLAARLLRNARGLEINVLDSDDIPAPPRLPDVRGLVWFDYALAVLATVVAAAVAWAVSSVLPLPNISLVFLAAVLLVAVRSSLGPSLVCAALSFMTYDFLFIPPNFSFAIQREEDVLTLLFFLLMAALTGNLAARQRRQLQALRDTQEETSELLDLSRKLTAATDRQAVISAAAHHLQGWSDLDLCLVNRDGQGGWAIETGGPLTLTEAERAAADWAWQHDQPAGMGTGTLPFGRWWWWPLSGEEGPLGLLGVSPKPGLELSGQRRRLLTALSQPLAQALARAQLAQELESARLHGETEQLRSALLASVSHDLRTPLTSMRGSIDSLLALGEAIPLEDRRELLEGTRDEAERLDRYIQNLLDMTRLGHGALKLARDWVSPGDIVGSALGRLRAVLAPLQVNTDVPPELPLLYVHAALIEQALVNVLENAARFSPPQGRLQLSAGVLDDQLFFAVADEGPGIPEDERAKIFDMFYTAARGDRGGQGTGLGLAICQGMVGAHGGHISVADGIDGRGTCITLFLPLPTQPGLEREA from the coding sequence ATGAGCGACTCCGGCCGCGCCGACGCCCTGTTAGCCGATCTGCCCCGGGACGGCCGTGGCCGGCTCAAAGTTTTCCTCGGCGCCGCGCCCGGCGTGGGCAAGACCTACGCCATGCTCCAGGCTGCGCATACCCAGTTGCGCCAGGGCGTACGGCTGATCGCCGGCGTGGTCGAAACCCACGGCCGCGCCGAGACCGAAGCCTTGCTCAGCGGCCTGCCGCAACAGCCCCTGCTGCGCAGCGAATACCGCGGCGTGATGCTCGAAGAGATGGACCTTGACGGCCTGCTCTCCGCCAAGCCCAAGCTGGTGTTGGTGGACGAACTGGCCCATAGCAACGCCCCCGGCAGCCGCCATGAAAAGCGCTGGCAAGACATCCAGGAACTGCTCGCCGCTGGCATCAACGTGTTTACCACGGTCAACGTCCAGCACCTGGAGAGCCTCAACGACCAGGTGCGCGGCATCACCGGGGTGCAAGTGCGTGAAACGCTGCCGGACTGGGTGCTGCAGGAGGCCGACGAACTGCTGCTGATCGACCTGCCCTCCCGCGAGTTGCTGGAGCGCCTGCGCGACGGCAAGGTCTACGTGCCGGAGCAGGCGCGCGCGGCCATCGATGCGTTTTTTACCCAGACCAACCTCATGGCCCTGCGCGAGTTGGCGATGCAAACCGCCGCCGCCCATGTCGATGACGATTTGGCCCAGGGGTATCGCCAACTGGGCCAGGCTGCCCCCGCCGTGCGTGGGCGCTTGCTGGTGGGGGTGGACGGTGATGCGCAGGCCGAGCGCCTGGTGCGCCATGCCAGCCGGGTAGCCCAGCGCCGGCATTTGCCCTGGAGCCTGGTGCATGTCGATAACGGCCGAGCGCGGGATGAACAGTCGCGGCTACGCCTGCAGAATGCCCAGCAACTGGCGGAGCGCCTGGGCGGTGAGGTCGTATTGCTGCGGGCGGGGGAGGTGGCGAAGACGCTGATCCAGCATGCCGCCGAACGCCGTGCCAGCCTGTTGCTGGTGGGGCAGTCGCGAATGCGCTGGCGGCGTCGCTTATTTGGAGGCGGCCTGGCCGCACGCTTGCTGCGAAACGCGCGGGGTCTGGAAATCAACGTCCTCGACAGCGACGACATCCCCGCACCGCCACGCTTGCCGGATGTGCGCGGGCTGGTGTGGTTCGACTATGCACTTGCGGTCCTGGCAACGGTGGTTGCGGCGGCAGTGGCGTGGGCGGTGTCCAGCGTCTTGCCGCTGCCGAACATCTCGCTGGTATTCCTGGCTGCGGTATTGCTGGTGGCGGTGCGCAGCAGCCTGGGGCCGTCGCTGGTGTGTGCGGCGTTGTCGTTCATGACCTACGACTTCCTGTTCATTCCGCCGAATTTTTCCTTTGCCATCCAGCGCGAAGAAGACGTGCTGACCCTGTTGTTCTTCCTGTTGATGGCGGCGCTGACCGGCAACCTGGCCGCGCGTCAACGCCGCCAGTTGCAGGCATTGCGCGATACTCAGGAAGAAACCAGTGAACTGCTCGACCTGTCCCGCAAACTCACCGCCGCCACCGACCGCCAGGCGGTGATCAGCGCTGCGGCGCATCACCTGCAAGGCTGGAGCGACCTGGACTTGTGCCTGGTCAATCGCGATGGCCAGGGCGGTTGGGCGATCGAGACGGGCGGCCCGCTGACCCTCACCGAAGCCGAGCGCGCCGCCGCCGATTGGGCCTGGCAGCATGACCAGCCGGCGGGTATGGGCACCGGCACGTTGCCGTTCGGGCGCTGGTGGTGGTGGCCGTTGTCGGGCGAAGAGGGGCCCTTGGGGTTGCTGGGGGTGAGTCCCAAACCCGGCCTGGAGCTGAGTGGCCAACGCCGCCGTTTGCTCACCGCCTTGAGCCAGCCGCTGGCCCAGGCATTGGCGAGGGCGCAACTGGCTCAAGAGCTGGAGTCCGCTCGGCTGCACGGCGAAACCGAGCAACTGCGCAGTGCGTTGCTGGCTTCAGTGTCCCACGATTTGCGCACGCCGCTGACCTCCATGCGCGGCAGCATCGACAGCCTGCTGGCGCTCGGTGAGGCGATCCCGCTGGAGGATCGCCGTGAGTTGCTCGAAGGCACCCGCGATGAGGCCGAGCGTCTCGACCGCTATATCCAGAATCTGCTGGACATGACGCGCCTCGGTCACGGCGCCTTGAAACTGGCACGGGACTGGGTGTCGCCGGGCGACATCGTCGGCAGCGCCCTGGGCCGCCTGCGTGCGGTGCTGGCGCCGTTGCAGGTGAATACCGATGTGCCGCCGGAGCTGCCGTTGTTGTACGTGCACGCCGCGTTGATCGAACAAGCGCTGGTCAATGTGCTGGAAAACGCCGCGCGGTTTTCGCCGCCACAAGGCCGCCTGCAACTGAGTGCCGGAGTCTTGGATGACCAGCTGTTTTTCGCCGTGGCAGATGAGGGCCCCGGCATTCCCGAAGACGAGCGCGCAAAGATCTTCGACATGTTCTACACCGCCGCCCGTGGCGATCGGGGCGGGCAGGGCACGGGCCTCGGGTTGGCTATCTGCCAGGGCATGGTGGGCGCCCATGGTGGGCATATCAGCGTGGCCGACGGTATCGACGGGCGTGGCACTTGCATCACCTTGTTCCTCCCTTTACCCACACAGCCTGGCCTGGAGCGCGAGGCATGA
- a CDS encoding response regulator, translating into MSQTATILVIDDEPQIRKFLRISLASQGYKVIEAGTGNEGLAQAALSKPDLLVLDLGLPDMDGQQVLREFREWSTVPVLVLSVRASEVQKVEALDNGANDYVTKPFGIQEFLARVRALLRQAPAGESQEAALRFGPLTVDLAYRRVLLDGAEVALTRKEYAVLAQLARHPGRVITQQQLLKDIWGPTHTEDSHYLRIVVGHLRQKLADDPTQPRFIVTEAGVGYRLLGG; encoded by the coding sequence ATGAGCCAGACCGCGACGATTTTGGTCATTGACGACGAACCGCAGATCCGCAAATTCCTGCGCATCAGCCTGGCCTCCCAGGGCTATAAAGTGATAGAGGCCGGCACCGGCAACGAAGGCCTGGCCCAGGCCGCGCTGAGCAAGCCGGACTTGCTGGTGCTCGACCTTGGCCTGCCGGACATGGACGGTCAGCAGGTGCTGCGCGAGTTCCGCGAATGGTCGACGGTGCCGGTGCTGGTGCTGTCGGTGCGGGCCAGCGAGGTACAGAAAGTCGAAGCCCTCGACAATGGCGCCAATGACTATGTGACCAAGCCCTTTGGTATCCAGGAGTTTCTCGCCCGGGTGCGCGCGTTGCTGCGCCAGGCGCCGGCGGGTGAGTCCCAGGAAGCGGCCCTGCGCTTTGGCCCCTTGACCGTGGACCTGGCCTATCGCCGGGTGCTGCTGGACGGTGCTGAAGTGGCGCTGACCCGCAAGGAGTACGCGGTGTTGGCGCAACTGGCGCGGCATCCGGGGCGGGTGATCACTCAGCAACAACTGCTCAAGGATATCTGGGGCCCGACCCATACCGAGGACAGCCATTACCTGCGTATTGTGGTGGGGCACCTGCGTCAGAAGCTGGCGGATGACCCGACCCAGCCACGGTTTATCGTGACTGAGGCAGGGGTGGGGTATCGGTTGTTAGGCGGGTAG
- a CDS encoding patatin-like phospholipase family protein, whose product MKKRVALVLGSGGARGYAHIGVIEEIERRGYDIACIAGCSMGAVVGGIYAAGKLDEYRNWIESLDYLDVLRLVDVSFRLGAIRGEKVFGQIRKIVGEINIEELRIPYTAVATDLTNQQEIWFQEGCLHQAMRASAAIPSLFTPVMQGNRMLVDGGLLNPLPIVPVVSSHCDLIIAVNLNATNQKHYQLPVIQRPPAFKSRFNNLAKSLGSHLPFRRKQAEQLMKLEQEALEAQAAEINPWLESAEPESQQPAAAPEKPGAPKSATGSFIIDNVGPASLLDLINQSFEVMQTSLAQYKIAGYPPDVLINVPKRVCRFFEFYKAPELIALGREIASDTLDRYESEQR is encoded by the coding sequence ATGAAAAAGCGTGTTGCCTTGGTGCTGGGCTCCGGCGGGGCCCGGGGTTACGCCCATATCGGGGTGATCGAGGAAATCGAACGGCGCGGCTACGATATCGCCTGTATCGCGGGATGCTCCATGGGGGCCGTGGTCGGCGGGATCTATGCCGCCGGCAAACTGGATGAATACCGTAACTGGATTGAAAGCCTCGACTACCTCGACGTGCTGCGACTGGTCGACGTGAGTTTTCGCTTGGGGGCCATTCGTGGCGAAAAGGTGTTCGGGCAGATCCGCAAGATCGTCGGCGAGATCAATATCGAAGAACTGCGCATTCCCTACACGGCCGTCGCCACCGACCTGACCAACCAGCAGGAAATCTGGTTCCAGGAAGGCTGCCTGCACCAGGCCATGCGTGCGTCGGCGGCGATTCCCAGCCTGTTCACCCCGGTGATGCAAGGCAATCGCATGCTGGTGGACGGCGGCCTGCTCAACCCGCTGCCCATCGTGCCGGTGGTGTCGAGCCATTGTGACCTGATCATTGCGGTCAACCTCAACGCCACCAACCAGAAGCACTATCAACTGCCGGTGATCCAGCGCCCGCCAGCGTTCAAGAGTCGCTTCAACAACCTGGCGAAATCCCTTGGATCGCACCTGCCGTTTCGTCGCAAGCAGGCCGAACAATTGATGAAGCTGGAGCAGGAGGCCTTGGAGGCGCAGGCGGCGGAGATCAACCCGTGGCTGGAGTCCGCCGAGCCCGAATCGCAACAACCCGCCGCCGCACCGGAAAAACCCGGAGCGCCGAAGTCGGCGACCGGGTCGTTCATCATCGATAACGTTGGCCCGGCATCATTGCTTGACCTGATCAACCAGAGCTTCGAGGTGATGCAGACATCGCTGGCGCAGTACAAGATTGCCGGCTACCCACCGGATGTGCTGATCAACGTGCCGAAGCGGGTGTGCCGGTTTTTCGAGTTCTACAAGGCGCCGGAGTTGATCGCCCTGGGGCGGGAGATTGCCAGTGATACGTTGGATCGCTACGAGAGTGAGCAGCGCTGA